From a region of the Apibacter sp. B3706 genome:
- a CDS encoding phosphatase PAP2 family protein, with the protein MDKIIKWDEELFLYLNNLGSPKFDAFWLFITNEYYWIPTYFFIFLVILEKYGWKKVLLIGLSIALMISLTDSLSSLVKNWIQRPRPCRNPELEGVFRLVIEKCRGSYCYFSAHAANSFSLATYLTFLFKKEYKYSSILLFSWAILVSYSRIYVGVHFPLDVFSGAIIGVLIGWLFTKTQKFILK; encoded by the coding sequence ATGGATAAAATTATAAAATGGGATGAAGAATTATTTTTATATTTAAATAATTTAGGAAGCCCAAAATTTGATGCTTTTTGGTTATTTATAACTAATGAATACTATTGGATCCCTACATATTTTTTTATTTTTTTAGTTATTTTAGAAAAATATGGATGGAAAAAAGTTCTTTTAATAGGTTTAAGTATTGCTTTAATGATTTCTTTAACCGATTCTTTATCCTCATTAGTTAAAAATTGGATTCAGCGACCAAGACCTTGTAGAAATCCGGAATTAGAAGGGGTTTTTAGGCTAGTGATTGAAAAATGTAGGGGATCCTATTGCTATTTTTCCGCACATGCTGCCAATTCTTTTAGTTTAGCTACCTATTTAACTTTTCTTTTTAAAAAAGAATATAAATATTCATCCATTTTATTATTCTCTTGGGCTATTTTGGTATCATATAGCAGAATATATGTAGGAGTACATTTTCCTCTGGATGTTTTTTCAGGAGCAATTATTGGCGTTTTAATAGGATGGTTATTTACTAAAACGCAAAAATTTATACTTAAATAA
- a CDS encoding CCA tRNA nucleotidyltransferase, with product MNLSHAIQNPIFKLITHVVSDKKQQTYVIGGFVRDLLLERPKVKDIDIVTEGSGIELALSVADKLHSKPKVSVFKRFGTAMIHVKDYDVEFVGARKESYSFDSRKPFVETGTIEDDQNRRDFTINTLAISLNEESFGELVDPFNGLEDLKRKIIRTPLDPEITYSDDPLRMIRAIRFATQLNFTIESSSFLAIKENAERFDILSKERITDEFNKIMMSPQPSIGLKLLYEANLLQRFLPELTDLQGIEEVEGQKHKDNFFHTLEVVDNISKITNNLWLRWAALLHDIGKARTKKFDKKIGWTFHSHEFVGSKMVLSLFKRLKLPLGDPLKYVQKLVQNSSRPISLITDDASDSALRRLLFDMGDDLEDLFLLCKADITTKNIKKQTRFKQNFDYVEEKIKEVEEKDKIRNFQPPITGHDIMEAFEIIEGKQIGTIKEAIKEGILEGTITNDYKNSYNYMLQLGKKLNLKRKN from the coding sequence ATGAATTTAAGCCACGCAATACAAAATCCTATTTTTAAACTGATAACCCATGTTGTTTCGGACAAAAAACAACAAACTTATGTTATCGGAGGCTTTGTTCGTGATCTCCTTTTGGAAAGACCGAAAGTTAAAGATATTGATATTGTAACTGAAGGTAGCGGTATTGAATTAGCTTTATCCGTTGCGGATAAATTACATTCAAAACCCAAAGTATCCGTTTTTAAACGTTTTGGTACCGCTATGATCCATGTTAAGGATTATGACGTAGAATTTGTGGGTGCGAGAAAAGAAAGTTATTCTTTTGATAGCCGAAAACCTTTTGTTGAAACGGGTACTATAGAAGACGATCAGAATAGAAGGGATTTTACTATTAACACATTAGCGATAAGCTTAAATGAAGAAAGTTTTGGAGAATTGGTCGATCCATTTAATGGATTAGAAGATTTAAAAAGAAAAATCATTCGTACGCCTTTAGATCCTGAAATTACCTATTCAGACGATCCCTTACGAATGATTAGAGCCATACGATTTGCAACTCAGCTAAATTTTACCATTGAATCGTCTTCTTTTCTTGCGATTAAAGAAAATGCTGAACGATTTGATATTTTATCAAAGGAAAGAATTACGGATGAGTTTAATAAAATTATGATGTCTCCTCAACCTAGTATTGGTCTGAAATTATTATATGAAGCAAATCTTTTACAACGATTTTTACCGGAACTAACCGATTTGCAGGGTATTGAAGAAGTTGAAGGACAAAAACATAAAGATAACTTTTTTCATACTCTTGAAGTAGTTGACAATATTAGTAAAATTACAAATAATTTATGGTTAAGATGGGCTGCTTTATTACATGATATTGGTAAAGCTCGAACTAAAAAATTTGATAAAAAAATAGGTTGGACATTTCATTCTCATGAATTTGTGGGTAGTAAGATGGTTCTTTCCCTATTTAAAAGATTAAAATTACCTCTGGGCGATCCCTTAAAATATGTTCAAAAACTAGTTCAGAATAGTTCGCGTCCCATATCACTTATTACAGATGATGCATCGGACAGTGCTTTGAGAAGATTATTATTTGATATGGGTGATGATTTGGAAGATTTATTTTTACTTTGCAAAGCTGATATCACAACAAAAAATATAAAGAAACAAACACGTTTCAAGCAAAATTTTGATTACGTTGAAGAAAAAATAAAGGAAGTAGAAGAAAAAGATAAAATAAGAAATTTTCAACCGCCTATTACCGGACATGATATTATGGAAGCTTTCGAAATTATAGAAGGAAAACAAATTGGAACAATTAAGGAAGCAATTAAAGAAGGTATATTAGAAGGCACTATTACAAACGACTATAAAAACTCATACAACTATATGTTACAATTAGGAAAAAAATTAAATTTAAAACGTAAAAACTAG
- the secD gene encoding protein translocase subunit SecD, producing MKGKGLVKFFAIVLGLICLAELFPTLYVNRIESKANSLSNGTEASKKAELDKLAKDTLNLGIVKMNYYDAKKNEMKLGLDLKGGLNLLLEISEKDLLLDLADNSENPVFRKALDIATSEEVKSRDTYTANFFKAFQTAKSEINQPDLKLSSPDVFGTRDLSNQIQHNTTDEQVEKYISGVIESKVTKAIDVIRARIKKLNIDEPNIARVPGTGRILVELPGVTDADRVKKLLQTSARLEFWEVYDQPTAWSYLMDVNLKVANNKLTPLLKPSNRSNALAVAKLSDTAAINKVIYSDKAKKLLPIGLRYIKLLWASKPDSQSNNELELYAIRGTKNNKAPLVGAVTEAGLTFDQFNRIQISMQMGTESALVWKNMTEKNIGKPIAVVLDDVVYTAPNVNSVIPNGQSVISGNFTEREANDLVDVLKSGNLPAKAKIIQSEIVGPTLGQQSINNGLISIVVSYLFILGWMIFYYGKAGLYANIALILNLFYLIGIMASTGAVLTLPGIAGIVLSMAMAVDANIIIFERVKEELRRGRPLKQAFIEGQKHALAAIIDGNLTTLIVGIVLLFSTGPIKGFAVTLVIGIFCTLFTAIFITSMLIYGSMEKGKNFSLATSITKNWFTNVHFKWMEKRKYAYIFSLVIMVIALVSMFTKGFDKGVDYTGGRTYVIKLEKNIYPEEVTESLEKLFTTDGESSNINAKKYGEGNQVRITTKYGMDSNDPNIDVVIREKLYTGLKNYLPSNYSKESFVKGTPYGIQSSSEVGPTVASGIVRNGVIAVSIALAGIFIYILVRFRNWQMSTGAVAALLHDSIVVMGAFSVLSWLKIIPFSVEIDQSFIAAILTIIGYSINDTVIVFDRIRENKKNNAHHLMTLEELYNDAINHTLGRTINTGVSTIMVTVIIFFFGGETLQGFMFALFLGFTFGMYSSIYIASSLSYDLTKYNYDKEHSNTKVSTIK from the coding sequence ATGAAAGGAAAAGGACTTGTTAAATTTTTTGCAATTGTTCTTGGGTTAATATGTTTGGCTGAATTATTTCCAACATTATATGTTAACCGTATAGAATCTAAAGCAAACAGTTTATCTAACGGAACGGAGGCGAGTAAAAAAGCTGAGCTTGATAAATTAGCTAAAGATACTTTGAATCTCGGAATAGTTAAGATGAATTATTATGATGCCAAGAAGAATGAAATGAAGTTAGGATTGGATCTTAAAGGCGGATTAAATCTATTATTAGAAATTTCCGAAAAAGATCTATTGTTGGATTTGGCAGATAATTCAGAAAATCCGGTATTTAGAAAAGCTTTAGATATAGCTACTTCGGAGGAAGTGAAATCCAGGGATACCTATACAGCTAATTTTTTTAAAGCATTTCAAACAGCTAAATCAGAAATAAATCAGCCGGATTTAAAGTTATCTAGTCCTGATGTTTTTGGTACTAGAGATTTATCCAATCAAATTCAACATAACACAACAGACGAGCAAGTTGAAAAATATATCTCCGGAGTTATTGAATCCAAAGTTACTAAAGCAATAGATGTTATAAGGGCTCGTATCAAAAAACTAAATATTGATGAACCCAATATTGCACGAGTACCCGGTACCGGAAGAATATTAGTTGAATTACCGGGAGTTACTGATGCTGATCGTGTAAAAAAATTACTTCAGACTTCTGCGAGATTAGAGTTTTGGGAAGTGTATGATCAACCTACCGCCTGGTCCTATCTAATGGATGTTAATCTAAAGGTTGCTAATAACAAATTAACTCCTTTATTGAAACCTTCTAATAGATCTAATGCGTTAGCAGTTGCTAAATTATCTGATACAGCAGCAATTAATAAAGTTATATATTCAGATAAAGCTAAAAAATTATTACCGATTGGTTTACGATATATAAAATTATTATGGGCTTCTAAACCAGATTCCCAATCTAACAACGAGTTAGAATTATATGCCATTCGTGGAACTAAAAATAACAAAGCTCCTTTAGTCGGAGCAGTTACTGAAGCAGGTTTAACTTTCGACCAATTCAACAGAATACAAATAAGTATGCAAATGGGAACGGAAAGTGCCTTGGTTTGGAAAAATATGACTGAAAAAAATATTGGTAAACCTATTGCAGTTGTTCTTGATGATGTAGTTTATACTGCTCCTAATGTCAATTCAGTTATTCCAAACGGTCAATCAGTTATTAGCGGTAATTTTACAGAAAGAGAAGCTAACGATTTGGTTGATGTTTTAAAATCCGGTAATCTACCGGCAAAAGCAAAAATTATCCAATCAGAAATTGTAGGTCCAACTTTGGGTCAACAATCTATAAACAATGGATTGATATCTATAGTTGTTTCCTACTTGTTTATTTTAGGATGGATGATTTTTTACTATGGAAAAGCAGGTTTATACGCGAATATAGCTCTTATTTTAAATTTATTTTATTTAATAGGTATTATGGCTTCAACGGGTGCTGTTTTAACTCTTCCCGGAATAGCAGGTATAGTACTTTCTATGGCAATGGCTGTTGATGCTAATATCATTATTTTTGAAAGAGTTAAAGAAGAGTTGAGACGAGGAAGACCTCTAAAACAAGCATTTATTGAAGGACAAAAACATGCTTTGGCAGCAATTATTGATGGTAACTTAACTACATTAATTGTGGGTATTGTGCTTTTATTTAGCACCGGACCGATCAAAGGTTTTGCGGTTACCTTAGTTATAGGTATTTTCTGTACCCTATTTACTGCAATATTTATAACCAGTATGCTTATATATGGATCTATGGAAAAAGGTAAAAACTTTTCTTTAGCTACAAGCATAACTAAAAACTGGTTTACCAACGTTCATTTTAAATGGATGGAAAAAAGAAAATATGCTTATATTTTCTCATTGGTTATAATGGTTATTGCCTTGGTTTCCATGTTCACCAAAGGTTTTGATAAAGGGGTAGATTACACGGGAGGAAGAACTTATGTAATTAAACTGGAAAAAAATATTTATCCGGAAGAAGTAACCGAATCATTAGAAAAATTATTTACTACTGATGGAGAATCTTCGAATATTAATGCTAAAAAATATGGAGAAGGTAATCAAGTAAGAATAACTACTAAATATGGAATGGATAGTAATGATCCGAATATTGATGTGGTAATTCGTGAAAAATTATATACAGGATTAAAAAATTATCTTCCGTCTAATTACTCTAAAGAAAGTTTTGTAAAAGGAACTCCTTATGGAATTCAATCAAGTTCAGAAGTGGGTCCTACAGTAGCCAGTGGGATCGTTAGAAATGGAGTTATTGCCGTATCTATTGCATTAGCTGGTATTTTCATTTATATTTTGGTACGATTTAGAAATTGGCAAATGTCGACCGGCGCGGTTGCAGCCTTATTACATGACTCGATAGTTGTAATGGGTGCATTTTCCGTGTTGAGTTGGCTAAAAATCATACCTTTTTCCGTGGAAATAGATCAATCCTTTATTGCTGCTATTTTAACCATTATCGGTTATTCAATTAATGATACCGTAATTGTATTTGATAGGATTAGAGAAAATAAGAAAAATAATGCGCACCACTTAATGACTTTAGAGGAATTGTATAACGATGCTATTAACCATACTTTAGGAAGAACTATAAATACGGGTGTTTCTACAATCATGGTTACAGTTATTATCTTCTTCTTCGGAGGTGAAACTTTACAAGGGTTTATGTTTGCACTATTTTTAGGATTTACATTTGGTATGTATTCATCTATATACATAGCATCTTCTTTATCTTATGATTTAACTAAATATAATTATGATAAAGAACATTCAAATACGAAAGTATCCACTATAAAATAA
- a CDS encoding CTP synthase: MSDQSSPKYIFVTGGVTSSLGKGIVAASLGMLLKARGYKVTIQKLDPYINIDPGTLNPYEHGECYVTEDGAETDLDLGHYERFLNSPTSKDNNVTTGKIYQTVIDKERRGDFLGKTVQVIPHITNEIKRRIKILGKKGDFDIIITEIGGTVGDIESLPYVESVRQLRWELGYQNSIVVHLTLIPYLAASGELKTKPSQHSVRQLMEYGVQTNFLVCRTECSISKEVRSKLALFCNLNIDNVIESKDLPTIYEVPLYLQNQNFDALVLKELGLSTDKKPDLKQWNDFLDKYKNPKSNVEIALVGKYVSLQDSYKSIVEALIHAGATLETKVNIRWIYSGDLTYENISDYLKGVDGVIIAPGFGDRAIEGKIIACQYARVNKIPVLGICLGMQIAVIEFARNVLGYKDADSVEFNLHTSAPVICLMEEQKNVTNKGGTMRLGAWACKLKKGSIAEKIYNAQNIEERHRHRYELNNEYISEFENNGLEAIGTNPDTGLVEVIQVKDHPFFIGVQYHPEYKSTVASPHPLFLALVKASQNYQINKVKNATGKQI; encoded by the coding sequence ATGTCTGACCAATCTTCTCCAAAGTATATATTTGTTACAGGTGGTGTTACTTCTTCACTTGGAAAGGGAATTGTCGCTGCATCTTTAGGAATGCTTTTAAAAGCCAGAGGTTACAAAGTAACTATTCAAAAACTCGATCCGTATATTAATATTGATCCGGGAACTCTAAATCCCTATGAGCATGGAGAATGCTATGTTACTGAAGATGGAGCTGAAACTGATTTAGATTTAGGGCACTATGAAAGATTCTTAAATAGTCCTACCAGCAAAGACAACAATGTTACTACCGGAAAAATTTACCAAACAGTTATTGATAAAGAAAGAAGAGGAGACTTTTTAGGAAAAACTGTACAGGTAATCCCTCATATTACTAATGAGATAAAAAGAAGAATTAAAATATTAGGTAAAAAAGGAGATTTTGACATCATTATAACCGAAATAGGAGGAACGGTAGGAGACATTGAATCCTTGCCTTATGTTGAAAGCGTACGTCAATTACGCTGGGAATTAGGATATCAAAATTCGATTGTTGTACACCTAACATTAATTCCATATTTAGCAGCCAGTGGAGAATTAAAAACTAAACCTTCTCAACATTCCGTACGTCAACTTATGGAATATGGAGTACAAACCAATTTTCTGGTATGTAGGACAGAATGCTCAATATCTAAAGAAGTACGCTCAAAATTAGCATTATTCTGTAACCTTAATATTGATAATGTAATTGAAAGTAAAGATCTTCCTACCATCTATGAAGTTCCTTTATATCTGCAAAATCAGAATTTTGATGCATTAGTGTTAAAAGAACTAGGTTTATCCACAGATAAAAAACCGGATTTAAAACAATGGAATGATTTCCTGGATAAATATAAAAATCCAAAGAGTAATGTTGAAATAGCCTTAGTAGGAAAATATGTATCTCTTCAAGATTCCTATAAATCTATTGTAGAAGCTTTAATACATGCAGGCGCTACTTTAGAAACTAAAGTAAATATTCGTTGGATATACAGCGGAGATCTTACTTATGAAAATATTTCCGATTATTTAAAAGGTGTGGATGGAGTTATAATAGCTCCCGGATTCGGAGATCGAGCAATTGAAGGAAAAATTATAGCCTGTCAATACGCAAGAGTTAATAAAATACCTGTATTAGGAATCTGTCTAGGTATGCAAATTGCGGTCATAGAATTTGCTAGAAATGTACTTGGATATAAAGATGCAGATAGTGTTGAATTTAACTTACATACCTCAGCTCCGGTTATCTGTTTAATGGAAGAACAAAAAAATGTCACCAATAAAGGAGGCACTATGAGACTGGGAGCATGGGCATGTAAACTTAAAAAAGGCTCTATAGCAGAAAAAATCTACAATGCACAAAATATAGAAGAACGACACAGACATAGATACGAGCTTAACAATGAATATATAAGTGAGTTTGAAAACAATGGTTTAGAAGCCATTGGAACTAATCCTGATACAGGATTGGTGGAAGTTATACAAGTAAAAGATCATCCATTCTTTATAGGTGTACAATACCATCCGGAATATAAAAGTACGGTAGCTTCTCCCCACCCATTATTTTTAGCATTAGTTAAAGCATCTCAAAATTATCAGATAAACAAAGTAAAGAATGCAACAGGAAAGCAAATTTGA
- a CDS encoding L-threonylcarbamoyladenylate synthase, which yields MEKAVEILKKGGTILYPTDTIWGIGCDATNEEAIEKVFKLKNRDKSKNLIILVESERRLQEYVNVSSLAWDLIDLANKPLTIIYDKPQNLPALLISDENTIGIRLTQDPFCKKLISKLNKPLVSTSANISGEPSPENFSSISRKILEGVDYIINLRHEENMQFASSSIIQLSEDGRIKVIRE from the coding sequence ATTGAAAAAGCTGTTGAAATTTTAAAAAAAGGAGGAACTATTCTATATCCCACCGATACTATCTGGGGGATTGGATGTGATGCAACCAATGAGGAAGCCATTGAAAAAGTTTTCAAATTAAAAAATAGGGATAAATCTAAAAATTTAATTATTTTGGTAGAATCTGAAAGAAGGCTTCAAGAATATGTTAATGTTTCTTCATTGGCTTGGGATTTGATTGATTTAGCAAACAAGCCATTAACCATAATATATGATAAACCACAAAATTTGCCTGCTCTATTGATTTCTGACGAAAATACTATAGGAATTCGTTTAACGCAGGATCCCTTTTGTAAAAAATTAATTTCAAAACTTAATAAACCCTTGGTGTCGACCTCTGCTAATATCAGTGGTGAGCCTTCACCGGAAAATTTTTCATCAATTTCTCGCAAAATTTTGGAAGGTGTGGATTATATAATAAATTTGCGCCACGAAGAAAATATGCAATTTGCATCTTCTTCCATAATTCAACTATCTGAGGATGGACGAATTAAAGTAATTAGAGAATAA
- a CDS encoding nucleoside permease translates to MSIKLRLIILVFIQYYIWGSWLISLGGYAGLPITEGGLGFTGIQIGSLFATMGFTSLFMPGLLGIVADRWINAEKLLGISHILAAIFIFMASQVKEYHIFYLLLFLHTCFYMPTISLTNSVSYNALEKNGLNSVTDFPPIRVWGTIGFIAAMWTVDFLGFARSSVQLFISAGAGIIMALYSFTMPATPPTKNVDKKGLVHALGLDAFVLLKNRKMAIFFFFCMLLGCSLQITNAFGGPFLDSFKSTYPDSFGVKHPNLLLSISQISETLCILLIPFFLQKFGIKKVIMISMFAWFLRFGLFGLGNPANKIYLLILSMIVYGMAFDFFNISGSLFVDKETDKSMRSSAQGLFMIMTNGLGAILGSYGSGWVVEHFTVNGITNWPYVWFTFAAYSLTIFIIFPFVFNPKKSS, encoded by the coding sequence ATGAGCATAAAATTGCGGCTAATTATTCTTGTTTTTATTCAATATTATATTTGGGGTTCTTGGTTAATATCCTTAGGAGGATATGCCGGATTACCTATAACTGAGGGTGGTTTAGGATTTACCGGAATCCAAATTGGAAGTTTATTTGCAACTATGGGATTTACTTCTCTTTTTATGCCCGGCTTATTGGGTATAGTTGCCGACCGATGGATAAATGCTGAAAAATTATTAGGTATAAGCCATATTCTAGCTGCCATATTTATTTTCATGGCTTCTCAAGTTAAAGAATACCATATATTTTATCTTTTGCTATTCCTGCATACATGCTTTTATATGCCAACCATATCATTGACTAATTCTGTTTCTTATAATGCTCTTGAAAAAAATGGTTTAAATTCAGTTACCGATTTTCCTCCTATACGAGTTTGGGGAACCATTGGTTTTATTGCAGCTATGTGGACGGTTGATTTCTTAGGTTTTGCCAGAAGTTCTGTTCAACTTTTCATTAGCGCGGGAGCCGGAATTATTATGGCCTTATATTCCTTTACGATGCCGGCTACACCTCCAACTAAAAATGTTGATAAGAAAGGATTAGTACATGCACTAGGCCTGGATGCTTTTGTTTTATTGAAAAATAGGAAAATGGCTATATTTTTCTTTTTTTGCATGCTGTTAGGTTGTTCACTTCAAATAACCAATGCTTTCGGAGGTCCTTTTTTAGATAGTTTTAAATCCACATATCCCGATTCTTTTGGCGTTAAACACCCTAACTTATTATTATCTATATCACAAATTTCTGAAACTTTATGTATTTTGCTAATACCATTCTTTTTACAAAAATTTGGAATCAAAAAGGTGATTATGATAAGTATGTTTGCATGGTTTCTACGTTTCGGACTGTTTGGATTAGGAAATCCGGCTAATAAAATTTATCTTTTAATTTTATCCATGATTGTATATGGAATGGCTTTCGATTTTTTCAATATTTCAGGATCTTTGTTTGTAGATAAAGAAACTGATAAGAGTATGCGTTCCAGCGCTCAAGGACTATTTATGATTATGACGAACGGACTTGGTGCTATTTTAGGAAGCTACGGTAGTGGATGGGTGGTTGAGCATTTTACTGTCAATGGCATTACCAATTGGCCATATGTTTGGTTTACTTTTGCAGCTTATTCTCTAACAATTTTTATCATTTTTCCATTTGTATTTAACCCTAAAAAATCTTCTTAA
- the yidC gene encoding membrane protein insertase YidC, which produces MQQESKFDKNQLIGFILIGIILIGFLVYSNNQQKQAIDEAQKSEQQQIKSENISQNTNDKSAPIKLDSLAQAKVELLPFSNDEIEVKVSTQGAQLREVRLKKWTAYDKDTTLHKKPLYLVNNQNTDFNISFKDKAGKIINTRDLVFTPSTEGNVTVLTANLDNTSFIQFRYALKGKYSLDFQVVSKGLSKITSQQDAELYWNQNAIALEKGKSQETTYTEFRYSLNDYSQTDYDTNGFTEDKDKIDWISVKQQFFATILEAQNGFYKSKGTQEAERDNPDYLKNFTFTSIVPIQQGEINQKYTWNFLPLDYDLLKSYKADNGDSKQFSYNIPFGWMKWLCIFYLWIYEFLSKFGIAAGWIIFLMTIVVKLVTSPIMYKQYIQGAKMRILKPEIDELNEKHKNSDPIKKQQATMELYRKVGVNPLAGCLPALIQIPIFYSLFRFFPNNIALRGQSFLWADDLTAYDSIYEWTTHIPILSSIYGNHISLFTILYCLVLLIYTKMSTSTMQAPTQEGMPDMRFMMYLMPVMFIFWLNSYASGLSWYYLVSNAINILLILLIKNFMINEEKLHAKMQENKTKPGKKKSKWQQKMQSMLEQAQEQQKQIQEQKMNQNKNKKK; this is translated from the coding sequence ATGCAACAGGAAAGCAAATTTGATAAAAACCAGCTGATTGGTTTTATTCTTATAGGGATTATTTTAATTGGATTTTTGGTTTATTCTAATAACCAACAAAAACAGGCAATAGATGAAGCCCAAAAATCCGAACAGCAACAAATCAAATCTGAAAATATCTCTCAGAATACCAATGATAAGTCAGCACCCATAAAGTTAGATTCACTTGCTCAGGCTAAGGTAGAATTATTACCTTTTTCAAATGATGAAATAGAAGTTAAAGTCAGCACACAAGGAGCTCAATTACGTGAAGTACGTTTAAAAAAATGGACGGCTTATGATAAGGACACAACTCTTCACAAAAAACCTTTATATCTTGTAAATAATCAAAATACCGATTTCAATATTTCATTTAAAGATAAGGCTGGTAAAATAATTAATACAAGAGATTTGGTTTTTACACCATCAACGGAAGGAAATGTAACCGTTTTAACTGCGAATTTAGATAATACGAGTTTTATTCAATTTCGTTATGCACTGAAAGGAAAATATTCTTTAGATTTTCAAGTAGTATCGAAAGGATTATCAAAAATTACCTCTCAGCAAGATGCCGAATTATATTGGAATCAAAATGCGATCGCTCTTGAAAAAGGTAAATCACAAGAAACCACCTATACGGAGTTTAGATACAGTTTAAACGATTATTCACAAACTGATTACGATACAAACGGATTTACAGAAGATAAAGACAAAATAGATTGGATTAGTGTTAAACAACAATTCTTTGCAACTATTTTAGAAGCACAGAACGGATTTTACAAATCCAAAGGTACACAAGAAGCGGAAAGAGATAACCCTGATTATCTTAAGAATTTTACGTTTACAAGTATAGTTCCTATCCAACAAGGAGAAATTAATCAAAAATATACTTGGAATTTTCTACCCTTAGATTATGATCTATTGAAATCTTACAAAGCAGATAACGGAGATAGTAAACAGTTTTCATACAACATTCCATTTGGATGGATGAAATGGCTTTGTATATTTTATTTATGGATTTATGAATTTTTATCAAAATTCGGTATTGCAGCAGGTTGGATAATTTTCTTAATGACTATCGTGGTAAAATTAGTTACCTCTCCTATTATGTATAAACAATACATTCAAGGAGCAAAAATGCGAATTTTAAAACCGGAAATTGACGAATTAAACGAAAAACACAAAAATTCAGATCCGATTAAAAAGCAACAAGCTACGATGGAATTATATAGAAAAGTAGGGGTTAATCCTTTAGCAGGATGCTTACCGGCATTAATACAAATACCTATTTTCTATTCATTATTTAGATTTTTCCCGAATAATATAGCCTTAAGAGGACAGTCTTTCCTTTGGGCAGATGATCTGACCGCTTATGACTCTATTTATGAATGGACAACACATATTCCGATTTTATCAAGTATTTACGGAAATCACATAAGTCTGTTTACGATATTATACTGTTTAGTATTATTAATTTATACTAAAATGTCAACCTCTACCATGCAGGCACCTACACAAGAAGGAATGCCGGATATGAGGTTTATGATGTATTTGATGCCGGTTATGTTTATATTTTGGTTAAATTCATATGCTTCAGGTCTCTCTTGGTATTATTTAGTATCCAATGCTATAAATATACTTTTAATCTTATTGATTAAAAACTTTATGATCAATGAAGAAAAGTTGCATGCTAAGATGCAAGAGAATAAAACAAAGCCGGGTAAGAAAAAAAGTAAATGGCAGCAAAAAATGCAATCCATGTTGGAACAAGCCCAAGAGCAACAAAAACAGATTCAAGAACAAAAAATGAATCAAAATAAAAATAAGAAAAAGTAA
- a CDS encoding twin-arginine translocase TatA/TatE family subunit encodes MSFGEIIVILLVVVLLFGPDKIPEIARGLGQGVRAMKDATDNIKREIMSQVDDNGSVKEIEDEINEAKKSMDQKVSEATDHLNDFMDDTFDGPVKRS; translated from the coding sequence GTGAGTTTTGGAGAAATTATAGTTATACTTTTAGTAGTGGTCTTATTATTTGGTCCTGATAAGATTCCCGAAATAGCAAGAGGGTTAGGTCAGGGGGTACGTGCCATGAAAGATGCCACCGATAATATTAAGAGAGAAATCATGTCTCAAGTTGATGACAACGGATCAGTTAAGGAAATAGAAGATGAAATAAATGAGGCCAAAAAAAGTATGGATCAAAAGGTAAGTGAGGCTACTGATCATTTAAATGATTTTATGGATGATACGTTCGACGGTCCTGTAAAAAGAAGTTAA